One window of the Strix uralensis isolate ZFMK-TIS-50842 chromosome 3, bStrUra1, whole genome shotgun sequence genome contains the following:
- the LOC141940470 gene encoding cysteine-rich venom protein-like, which yields MVLPVLFLCLTAVLHPSTGEEPEGFDALSTSRADQQKLIIDTHNTFRRGVKPTASNMLKMVWCPPAAKNAQNWANRCTLRHSPPALRRTTVQCGENLFMSSAPYSWSDVIQAWHSEEKNFEYGTGAKTQDAVIGHYTQMVWYNSYQTGCAVAFCPNSIYKYFYVCQYCPAGNLRSSINTPYKTGKPCGDCPDACENGLCTSL from the exons atgGTTCTGCCAGTGttgttcctgtgtctcacagCTGTGCTGCATCCGTCCACTGGAGAG GAACCTGAAGGTTTCGATGCTCTGTCAACTAGCAGAGCAGATCAGCAAAAGTTGATTATTGACACACATAATACCTTCAGGAGAGGAGTAAAACCAACTGCCAGCAACATGTTGAAGATG gtATGGTGTCCTCCAGCTGCAAAGAATGCCCAAAACTGGGCCAATCGATGTACTTTAAGACACAGTCCTCCCGCGCTGAGGAGAACCA CTGTACAATGTGGTGAAAATCTCTTCATGTCATCTGCCCCTTACTCATGGTCAGATGTTATTCAGGCCTGGCACAGTGAGGAGAAAAATTTCGAATACGGAACTGGAGCAAAAACACAAGATGCTGTGATTGGTCATTACACTCAG ATGGTTTGGTACAATTCTTATCAAACTGGATGTGCTGTCGCTTTCTGTCCCAACAGTATATATAAATACTTTTATGTCTGCCAGTACTGCCCAGC AGGGAATCTAAGAAGTTCAATTAACACACCTTACAAAACAGGAAAACCCTGTGGTGATTGCCCTGATGCTTGTGAGAACGGATTATGCA CCAGTCTTTGA